The genomic interval atacaaaaacataaaataaataaagtaataagGTAGATGATATCATTTGGGAAATTAAGaaccaatataaaatatatggcacacaaatacaaaatatctCAAACATGTTTggcatatataatattaaaatgtaCGAATACAATACCAAAGGAAAAAGTTTTGCATTAAAGCATTCAAAGTACATAAATAGCTAATGAATCACTTGGCTTGATCGCCAAGTGTTGAACATGTCCACAGCCATTTGATTCCTTAATTCAGTCCACTCATTTGTTGGTTCAACGGTTGTGATATTACCAATTTCatcttctatgttttcttccaAAGATAGAGTGCCCACTTCATCTTCTGCAGGGTCTTCAATCATCTCCTTTCTAATGAAATTATGTAGCAAGCAACACACATTGATAATACGCCGTTGGGTGGCTATGCTGTAAAAGCTTGGACTAGCTAGAATTTTCCACCTAATTTTTAAGAGGCCAAAAGTCCTCTCGATTACATTTCTAGCACTGGCatgtttcatattaaaaaattcttcTGGAGTTACTGGTTGATGGCCATCACTCCAAGAACTCAAATGATATCGTTGACCTCGAAAAGGTGCAAGAAATCCTGGGCAATTTGCATATCCCGAATCGACCAAATAATAGAAAcctaataagaaaatatatttgtattacataatatttttttgtgagattaatttaataaacttaTAGAAATTTTGTATACCATTTGGGACCTTTAGTCCATTAGGTTTCGTAATAGCGTCCCTAAGAACTCGGCCATCATGTGCAGAACCCTCCCATCCAGacaagacatatataaattgcatgtcgtGACTGCAAACACCGAGTACATTAGTGGTTATTTCAGATTTCCTTGTTCTATATCGTGGTCGATCAACTCTAGGCACATTCACTCGGATATGTGTACCATCCAATGCTCCAAGGCAATTctaggttaaaaaaaaagttatcacttacactatgtccactaataataaaatgaaataacaaaaatagacgAATGTTGTTACCTTGAACCACTTCCACCTAtgatcatttgaattttcattgagAGGTTCAGGCTTCTTAAGTAGAACACCATGGCATagaataattgatttttaaaagcAGACATGGAAATGTCGACTAACTGTTTTGGCAGATCGCAAgaagtcaaatttaattattctattttttacatGATGTGCTATAATGTTTAGAAACATTGCAACCATCTCCTCAACTAATACATTTTTCGTGCCCCGTAACCCACCGTTGGTGGTTAGCAATCGacataatttatgaaaacattGACGATCCATGCGCAGTTTGTCAATGCACTTAATGTCGCTTTCGTAAACCACCCTGTTCAAGTAATCATATTGTTTACGACGTCTACTTGATGATGACTCAATCTCGCATTGAATCATTCTACCTCTATTGTTGCTTTCCACGTTTGCACAAGTAGCAATCATGATGTTCAAAACATAAAAGTAGCACATATAGATAGCAAAATATAGCCGGAGCTCCTCAATCTCATCCATTTCTGGAAAATGAATTACACATGGATTGTATAAGCATCTCATACAATAATGTCTACAAATTATTATGCATATGTTGTTATTTTAtgctttattaattaatatatgaacAAACAATAAATGCCTGACAAGTTCTATGCCTATGTTGTTATGTTCTGTTGTTTTATTGAATACATCATGGACATGTTCTCCAAAAAAGTCAGAATACtgtaaaaaacattaatttaataaaaacattgcTTTGTTGTTGGCAAAACATTGTTTGCAATCCAAAAGAACTAGAGTACTTCAGAAACAATAAATTATGGAGAaagatttttgtaaaaaaaaaggtaacaaTTAATCATGAAAATCATTCCTGCAAGCATTCTTCAACTTGAAAATTTGGCTTgaagtaatataaatattaatacaatTTCACCAAAGTGACAGAGACATGCATTttcaatgaatttcataaatatagtattaatattatttaaatattgagtTCAGTggagcaaataaaaaaatatatagaccAAAAATAAATCTTCCCACCCACTTCAAATTTGGTCCATAATTGCTTTaaagttgataaaaaaaagCAATGTGACATTTTATTTGCTTTGCTGATCTTGACTTTTGTTGgagttcaaaaagaaaaatgaaagttCCTGGTCATTTATATGGATGGGCATTTACTAGCTCAAGTCTTCCATTATGCAAACAAAGCATCAAAATGCAGTAAAACAATTCCTACCATCAGTCAAATGTAGGAATTGTTGAAGGTTCAGACGTCACACACACACCATCAGTAGAACATCAGTCAAATGTTTGGTGCCATGCTCAGTAGATATGCAGGAAGATACACAAGGATCATGATGCAAGTATTACCTTGATGTTTGCAGCCCTGTAGAGAAAACGATTGAAGTTGCTGAAGGTTTAGACCTCACAAATCCACgcgctcctttgttgatgatgatcaaTAATGGTTGATCTGTGCAGACCTCCAAGATTAACGCATTCCTTTGTCAATCACAAATTCTCAGCTGGTGAAATTCTTTAGATGGGAGGAGGAGAAAGGGTTTGTTGGATGGAGAGgaaaggagaaagaaaagatctgaaaaatattaataagggGCAATATGGACTTTTAAGGTGCTAGGAATGACCATTACCCCCAATATTGGGGGTAATGAGTATTACCTTCCCCAAGTGACTTCTTAGCCCCTCTCAAAGGTAATCAAGCCAGCCCAATGgatacccaaacatgggtatcCATTGGGATTAGTAAACATCCCCCTCTAGAGGGGGATGATTACTTACATCCAAACGGGCAGTTACAGTCATGGTTTCATTGGATTGTTTTTACCCCTTACCTATGATGAGACACACTCCTGACAGTTGGGAGAATTGAAAGTGGTAGGTAACAACTACTGCGGACAGATATTTGTATTGcagcttctttctctcatctcTTGGTAATTCAAATTTGAAGTCTTCTAGCTCTGTAGGCCAGAGCTCTTTCCAGGCATCAAATTTGAAATCTTGGTACCAAGAACTGCTGAACACATCTCCTGAAGATGAAGCTGCTGTGTCTTCATGGCTTCCGAACCAGCGGACGCTTTCTCCAGAAACAGATCAGCAAATGGGATCCCTCTATCTTACAACATTTCTCtatggttcttcttcttcttctctctctctctctctctctctctctctctgtagaTTTATCCCTATCTTTCAATCTATCATGCTAATGGTGTCAATTATCTGCAGTTCTTCCCAGATGGTAAGCACCCTGCTACTGGAAAGTCAGACATAGAGGGCATCTTTCCACCACCATATTTTGAGTGGTTTCAGTTCGTcaaggtttttaatttttttatttataaacaagTGTCATGTGGCAAggtattttggttttgattcccATCTTTGATCACAtcctgtgtgtgtgtgtgtgtgtgcaggAATTTAATGAGTACACCAATTTGGATGAGTCTGTTTCCTTCTTGTGTGATTACATCACTGAACATGGCCCCTTTGATGGACTCCTTGGCTTCTCTCAGGTACTCTCTTGTTTATAGACTTTGAATGAAAGACATATACTGAATGGTACTTATTCTTTGTTTCAGGGTGCAAAACTATCTGCCTTGTTACTCGGCTACCAAGCTCAGGTAACATGCTTAAGAAAAATGAACTTAATTTGTCTATGTAGTTTTAATATACTCAAAGTCATTAAGgttttggttttatttctcAGGGAAAGATATTGCAAGACCATCCACCCTTCAAGTTTTTTGTTTCAATCTCAGGGAGCAAGTTCAAAGATCCAAGCATCTATGAAATTGCTTACAAAGACCCCATCAAAGTGAGATCTGTGCACTTTATAGGAGCCAAGGACTGGCTTAAAGTTCCTTCAGAGGACTTGGCCAGTGCCTTTCACAATCCACTGATCATTAGGCTCCCTCATGGCCACACTGTCCCTAGACTGGGTATTTCTTGTTCATTCATTGCTCATGTATAGCATTTCATGAATTAGTTTATGTTAAACTCTGgctttaaatttggcagatgaAAACACAACTGAGATATTCAGAGAATGGACCAAGATGGTTCTTCTTGATGAAAAGAAGTTGGTTGAAGATAAAGATCCAAAGATGGCAAATGATGCCTCTGATGAAAACCAGAGTGGTGTTGTTGAAGCTTGAGATAACAAGAATGATCGGAAAATTTGAGTCTTGAATAAGCGCCTCGCCGGAGGAGGTTATGGAGAAGGACTTCTCAGATTAGTGTTCTACACTCTGCATCTgtggtttttcattaaaattccTCAACTTCAGTTTTGAATTTAGTGTCAACAAAGCTAAAACtcgaaggaaaaaagaaaaagggtgaAATATGTAGAAAGTTACCCAATTATTTGGGTATTTATGTTTCGATTAtcgaattataaaaaatttcaattgccTTCAATTAAATCACTAGTGCTCGTAACATAATGATACATGCCACCTCTTTTCTCATCATGTCAACGCGGCATGGCTATAGAgacatcatttttttctctaacaCTTTCGCATGGCATTGTTAGCCGTTGGAATGCCAATGAGTGACATATCACCAACATGGTAAAACCTTGGTGATATGGACGGTCACATCAACCCAATGTCATCAACCGAATAATTGAGTGAATAATttacccaaaaagaaaatatacttcATTATACTTAAGGATTTACATATTACATAAAGCAAATTCTGTACACAAGTACAACACACTCACTAAGGCTTTTTAGCACACTTTCCATCAGACGAGCGGAAAGCAATGAAAGAAATGTTTCAGCCTAACATTTACAACAGAAACTAGactaaaagaatgaaaatatgacatGATATACTCCACAAAATCCTCCCAGGAATGGGAGTTACCGATAGAGGACAAGGAAGCTGAGGTAATATCTTTGTAGTGAATTACTTTGGAGCTTGCTCTTGCATATCTGAATCTGATTTCCAAACAACATCCTTGAGACTTGATGAAAGCTTCTTGTAAAACTACAAACAGATGAATTTCAAACGAATTAAAATATAACTGCTCATACgaaaaaatttctttctttgcaGTGATTCAATGCAATGCAGTTGTTAATAATAGAACAAAGTTGCATGCTGATGAATATTATAATGATGTCGATgcgtttattttgttaatttggagtGTCTTCAGCAATAAACAAGTAGAATTATATAACTGTGTTTGTAACTGAAGTTATTCATGCAATAAATAAGTTGGTTCTTTCTTGCTATTAAGATTAAAGGCAGTATACCTTGTGGAACTCCAATGTGTCACCTTTAGCTTTTCGCACTTCAACCATATGAAGAGAAGGAGCCACTTGAAAAATCTGGATGTTTAACAAGAACCAAATATTACAATAAAGAACTTACCACCAAGTCAATAGTTAATGCAAATCAAAGTTTCAATCTAACCTCTGTAGCGATATTGAGATTTCCCTTCCTCCCGGCTTTAACATGTTCTAGTTTCATCTGCCAAAATACGAAAAACGGGTGTCTTGAGTAAACAATTTGTGCATAAAATCTACAATGTTCAACCTGAGATATGACATTATGtacatattataataaatagtaaaaaacaGGCAGAAAACCTTGTAattctttttttgaatgtcaAAGCCAAGAGGTTTCGCTGCCGCTTCAATCTTGGTAATGATTTCTTTAGCTGGACACTTTGATGTAAATCTTgtctcccttttg from Dioscorea cayenensis subsp. rotundata cultivar TDr96_F1 chromosome 7, TDr96_F1_v2_PseudoChromosome.rev07_lg8_w22 25.fasta, whole genome shotgun sequence carries:
- the LOC120264626 gene encoding protein ALP1-like, coding for MQFIYVLSGWEGSAHDGRVLRDAITKPNGLKVPNGFYYLVDSGYANCPGFLAPFRGQRYHLSSWSDGHQPVTPEEFFNMKHASARNVIERTFGLLKIRWKILASPSFYSIATQRRIINVCCLLHNFIRKEMIEDPAEDEVGTLSLEENIEDEIGNITTVEPTNEWTELRNQMAVDMFNTWRSSQVIH
- the LOC120264625 gene encoding dihydrofolate reductase-like codes for the protein MKLLCLHGFRTSGRFLQKQISKWDPSILQHFSMFFPDGKHPATGKSDIEGIFPPPYFEWFQFVKEFNEYTNLDESVSFLCDYITEHGPFDGLLGFSQGAKLSALLLGYQAQGKILQDHPPFKFFVSISGSKFKDPSIYEIAYKDPIKVRSVHFIGAKDWLKVPSEDLASAFHNPLIIRLPHGHTVPRLDENTTEIFREWTKMVLLDEKKLVEDKDPKMANDASDENQSGVVEA